In Pithys albifrons albifrons isolate INPA30051 chromosome 6, PitAlb_v1, whole genome shotgun sequence, a single genomic region encodes these proteins:
- the LOC139673185 gene encoding cytosolic phospholipase A2 epsilon-like isoform X4 yields MASISALPQQHSSSKSSLLENEERKRMMHYTISSNDAKQEEMTPYSLLTVRIIKLTNAHQADFLSQSDCYVSLWLPTASDEKFHTKTIKNCRNPVWNETFYFRIQRQVKNVLEITVSDDDIIRDDDHAIVLFDVAKIPLGERVFTTFPLNPQRREELEVEFVLESILDPPETIITNGAIVCREEACLEVQLDSRTQKKRFSENELTFTVRGSFEESQTVSVGCDSCSPLPDTTFFHYARYKQPSLDVTLTKKRKLPTFCACVSCGARRRSIPLTIPLKSLPSEREVVGEHRKVDLHFKVKKCQEDLDVRLGFDLCIQEQDFICKRKKVVAAALKNVLHLEDNLQDDEVPVVAIMTTGGGTRALTAMYAHLLSVQEMSVLDCVSYITGLSGTTWTMSNLYEDPDWSQKDLKEKLSDARKHVLKNKFVACFAPERLKYYLKELSQRKQEGHQLCFTDLWGLIIEAMFHEKEDSHKLTDQQQALNQGQNPLPIYLSLNVKDKISDKDFREWVEFTPYEVGFPKYGAFIRAEDFGSEFFMGRLMKKIPESRICFLEGIWSSVFSLNLMDAWYISVHSEDFWHKWTQDKITDIDDETLFPTRPNELDTRVVCPTDSFSEIFRDAAMLRPAASEIHNFLKGLQMNNNYLESEFSKWKDCELDSQPNHLTTATDYLILIDTAFAFATSYPPLMRPERKVDVILHFNYSSGSQTGPLEEASKYFAKQGIPFPTEVPDDQETPHLKECYIVGDQESPETPIVIFFPLVNDTFREYKAPGLAYCCGEEKAA; encoded by the exons TAAGCCAGTCCGATTGCTATGTGAGCCTCTGGTTGCCAACTGCTTCAGATGAAAAATTCCACACCAAAACTATCAAAAACTGCAGAAATCCTGTGTGGAATGAAACTTTTTACTTCCGGATACAGAGACAAGTCAAG aaTGTTCTGGAAATTACTGTTTCTGATGATGACATTATTCGTGATGATGACCATGCAATTGTGCTTTTTGATGTAGCAAAAATCCCCCTTGGGGAAAGAGTGTTCACAACATTCCCACTAAATCCACAG aggagagaggagctggAAGTTGAGTTTGTATTGGAAAGCAT cCTGGATCCTCCTGAAACCATCATCACAAATGGTGCAATAGtg TGTCGTGAGGAAGCCTGCTTGGAAGTTCAGTTGGACAGCAGAACGCAAAAGAAGCGTTTTTCAG AGAATGAGCTAACATTTACAGTGAGAGGATCCTTTGAAGAAAGCCAGACAGTTTCAGTGGGCTGTGACTCCTGTTCCCCTCTCCCAGATACCACTTTCTTCCACTATGCCAGATACAAGCAACCCTCCCTGGATGTTACACTCACAAAGAAGAGGAAGCTTCCCACGTTT TGTGCTTGTGTGTCATGTGGAGCAAGGAGGAGAAGCATCCCCCTGACAATCCCTTTGAAGTCACTCCCCTCTGAGCGGGAAGTAGTTGGTGAG cacagaaaagtCGATTTGCACTTTAAGGTAAAAAAATG TCAGGAAGACCTAGATGTACGCCTAGGGTTTGACCTGTGTATCCAAGAACAGGACTTCATTTGCAAGAGGAAGAAGGTTGTTGCAGCTGCTTTGAAGAATGTTCTCCATCTGGAAGACAACTTGCAGGATGATGAG GTACCTGTGGTGGCAATCATGACAACAGGTGGTGGAACCAGAGCTCTGACAGCCATGTATGCTCACCTTCTCAGTGTGCAGGAAATGAGCGTCTTGGACTGTGTCTCGTACATCACTGGTTTATCTGGCACAACATG gACCATGTCAAACTTGTATGAAGATCCTGACTGGTCCCAAAAGGATCTTAAGGAAAAACTCAGTGATGCCCGAAAGCATGTGCTCAAAAATAAGTTTGTTGCTTGTTTTGCTCCTGAACGTTTGAAATACTATTTGAAAGAGTTGTCCCAGAGGAAGCAGGAAGGACACCAGCTATGTTTCACAGATCtatggggcctcatcattgaaGCTATGTTCCATGAAAAG GAGGATTCTCATAAGCTCACAGATCAGCAGCAGGCACTAAATCAGGGTCAAAATCCCCTGCCCATCTACCTCTCTCTCAATGTGAAGGATAAAATCAGCGACAAGGATTTTAGAG aatgGGTGGAATTCACCCCTTATGAGGTAGGATTCCCAAAATATGGAGCCTTCATTCGTGCAGAAGATTTTGGCAGTGAGTTCTTCATGGGTCGCCTGATGAAGAAAATCCCAGAATCCAGAATCTGCTTTTTGGAAG GGATCTGGAGTAGTGTATTTTCCTTGAATCTTATGGATGCTTGGTATATATCCGTTCATTCAGAAGACTTCTGGCACAAATGGACCCAAGACAAAATTACTGACATAG ATGATGAAACCCTATTCCCTACAAGACCAAATGAGCTGGATACTCGAGTGGTTTGTCCCACTGAcagcttttcagaaattttcCGAGATGCTGCAATGTTACGTCCAGCAGCTTCAGAAATCCATAACTTCCTGAAGGGCCTCCAGATGAACAACAACTATCTAGAGAGCGAGTTTTCCAAGTGGAAAG ACTGTGAGCTTGACTCTCAGCCCAACCACCTGACAACAGCAACAGATTACCTCATTCTAATTGATACTGCATTTGCCTTTGCTACCAGTTACCCACCCCTTATGAGACCAGAAAGGAAAGTGGAtgtcattttgcatttcaacTACAGTTCAGGCTCTCAGACAGGG CCCCTGGAAGAAGCCTCTAAATACTTTGCTAAACAGGGAATTCCATTCCCTACAGAAGTGCCAGATGATCAGGAAACCCCACATCTGAAGGAATGCTACATCGTTGGTGATCAAGAGAGCCCAGAAACACCAATTGTGATATTTTTCCCTCTAGTAAATGACACCTTCAGGGAATACAAAGCACCTG GCCTTGCATACTGCTgtggagaggaaaaagcagcatAA
- the LOC139673185 gene encoding cytosolic phospholipase A2 epsilon-like isoform X3, with translation MTPYSLLTVRIIKLTNAHQADFLSQSDCYVSLWLPTASDEKFHTKTIKNCRNPVWNETFYFRIQRQVKNVLEITVSDDDIIRDDDHAIVLFDVAKIPLGERVFTTFPLNPQRREELEVEFVLESILDPPETIITNGAIVCREEACLEVQLDSRTQKKRFSENELTFTVRGSFEESQTVSVGCDSCSPLPDTTFFHYARYKQPSLDVTLTKKRKLPTFCACVSCGARRRSIPLTIPLKSLPSEREVVGEHRKVDLHFKVKKCQEDLDVRLGFDLCIQEQDFICKRKKVVAAALKNVLHLEDNLQDDEVPVVAIMTTGGGTRALTAMYAHLLSVQEMSVLDCVSYITGLSGTTWTMSNLYEDPDWSQKDLKEKLSDARKHVLKNKFVACFAPERLKYYLKELSQRKQEGHQLCFTDLWGLIIEAMFHEKEDSHKLTDQQQALNQGQNPLPIYLSLNVKDKISDKDFREWVEFTPYEVGFPKYGAFIRAEDFGSEFFMGRLMKKIPESRICFLEGIWSSVFSLNLMDAWYISVHSEDFWHKWTQDKITDIDDETLFPTRPNELDTRVVCPTDSFSEIFRDAAMLRPAASEIHNFLKGLQMNNNYLESEFSKWKDCELDSQPNHLTTATDYLILIDTAFAFATSYPPLMRPERKVDVILHFNYSSGSQTGPLEEASKYFAKQGIPFPTEVPDDQETPHLKECYIVGDQESPETPIVIFFPLVNDTFREYKAPGVKRSPSEMADGDIDVASACGPYYINNLSYSEEDYDKLVNLSYYNVQNNRDLILQALHTAVERKKQHKKEQSLQKPPNGYGMCTSDSGGTQHLADCPAPRNMTYL, from the exons TAAGCCAGTCCGATTGCTATGTGAGCCTCTGGTTGCCAACTGCTTCAGATGAAAAATTCCACACCAAAACTATCAAAAACTGCAGAAATCCTGTGTGGAATGAAACTTTTTACTTCCGGATACAGAGACAAGTCAAG aaTGTTCTGGAAATTACTGTTTCTGATGATGACATTATTCGTGATGATGACCATGCAATTGTGCTTTTTGATGTAGCAAAAATCCCCCTTGGGGAAAGAGTGTTCACAACATTCCCACTAAATCCACAG aggagagaggagctggAAGTTGAGTTTGTATTGGAAAGCAT cCTGGATCCTCCTGAAACCATCATCACAAATGGTGCAATAGtg TGTCGTGAGGAAGCCTGCTTGGAAGTTCAGTTGGACAGCAGAACGCAAAAGAAGCGTTTTTCAG AGAATGAGCTAACATTTACAGTGAGAGGATCCTTTGAAGAAAGCCAGACAGTTTCAGTGGGCTGTGACTCCTGTTCCCCTCTCCCAGATACCACTTTCTTCCACTATGCCAGATACAAGCAACCCTCCCTGGATGTTACACTCACAAAGAAGAGGAAGCTTCCCACGTTT TGTGCTTGTGTGTCATGTGGAGCAAGGAGGAGAAGCATCCCCCTGACAATCCCTTTGAAGTCACTCCCCTCTGAGCGGGAAGTAGTTGGTGAG cacagaaaagtCGATTTGCACTTTAAGGTAAAAAAATG TCAGGAAGACCTAGATGTACGCCTAGGGTTTGACCTGTGTATCCAAGAACAGGACTTCATTTGCAAGAGGAAGAAGGTTGTTGCAGCTGCTTTGAAGAATGTTCTCCATCTGGAAGACAACTTGCAGGATGATGAG GTACCTGTGGTGGCAATCATGACAACAGGTGGTGGAACCAGAGCTCTGACAGCCATGTATGCTCACCTTCTCAGTGTGCAGGAAATGAGCGTCTTGGACTGTGTCTCGTACATCACTGGTTTATCTGGCACAACATG gACCATGTCAAACTTGTATGAAGATCCTGACTGGTCCCAAAAGGATCTTAAGGAAAAACTCAGTGATGCCCGAAAGCATGTGCTCAAAAATAAGTTTGTTGCTTGTTTTGCTCCTGAACGTTTGAAATACTATTTGAAAGAGTTGTCCCAGAGGAAGCAGGAAGGACACCAGCTATGTTTCACAGATCtatggggcctcatcattgaaGCTATGTTCCATGAAAAG GAGGATTCTCATAAGCTCACAGATCAGCAGCAGGCACTAAATCAGGGTCAAAATCCCCTGCCCATCTACCTCTCTCTCAATGTGAAGGATAAAATCAGCGACAAGGATTTTAGAG aatgGGTGGAATTCACCCCTTATGAGGTAGGATTCCCAAAATATGGAGCCTTCATTCGTGCAGAAGATTTTGGCAGTGAGTTCTTCATGGGTCGCCTGATGAAGAAAATCCCAGAATCCAGAATCTGCTTTTTGGAAG GGATCTGGAGTAGTGTATTTTCCTTGAATCTTATGGATGCTTGGTATATATCCGTTCATTCAGAAGACTTCTGGCACAAATGGACCCAAGACAAAATTACTGACATAG ATGATGAAACCCTATTCCCTACAAGACCAAATGAGCTGGATACTCGAGTGGTTTGTCCCACTGAcagcttttcagaaattttcCGAGATGCTGCAATGTTACGTCCAGCAGCTTCAGAAATCCATAACTTCCTGAAGGGCCTCCAGATGAACAACAACTATCTAGAGAGCGAGTTTTCCAAGTGGAAAG ACTGTGAGCTTGACTCTCAGCCCAACCACCTGACAACAGCAACAGATTACCTCATTCTAATTGATACTGCATTTGCCTTTGCTACCAGTTACCCACCCCTTATGAGACCAGAAAGGAAAGTGGAtgtcattttgcatttcaacTACAGTTCAGGCTCTCAGACAGGG CCCCTGGAAGAAGCCTCTAAATACTTTGCTAAACAGGGAATTCCATTCCCTACAGAAGTGCCAGATGATCAGGAAACCCCACATCTGAAGGAATGCTACATCGTTGGTGATCAAGAGAGCCCAGAAACACCAATTGTGATATTTTTCCCTCTAGTAAATGACACCTTCAGGGAATACAAAGCACCTG GTGTGAAACGTAGTCCCTCAGAGATGGCAGATGGGGATATTGATGTTGCCAGTGCCTGTGGTCCATATTATATAAATAATCTGAGCTATTCGGAGGAAGATTATGACAAACTTGTTAACCTAAGTTACTACAATGTCCAGAATAACAGAGATTTGATTCTTCAGGCCTTGCATACTGCTgtggagaggaaaaagcagcatAAGAAAGAGCAATCTCTGCAAAAACCACCCAATGGGTATGGTATGTGCACGTCTGACAGTGGGGGAACCCAGCATTTGGCTGACTGCCCAGCACCCAGGAATATGACATATCTATGA
- the LOC139673185 gene encoding cytosolic phospholipase A2 epsilon-like isoform X2, with the protein MASISALPQHSSSKSSLLENEERKRMMHYTISSNDAKQEEMTPYSLLTVRIIKLTNAHQADFLSQSDCYVSLWLPTASDEKFHTKTIKNCRNPVWNETFYFRIQRQVKNVLEITVSDDDIIRDDDHAIVLFDVAKIPLGERVFTTFPLNPQRREELEVEFVLESILDPPETIITNGAIVCREEACLEVQLDSRTQKKRFSENELTFTVRGSFEESQTVSVGCDSCSPLPDTTFFHYARYKQPSLDVTLTKKRKLPTFCACVSCGARRRSIPLTIPLKSLPSEREVVGEHRKVDLHFKVKKCQEDLDVRLGFDLCIQEQDFICKRKKVVAAALKNVLHLEDNLQDDEVPVVAIMTTGGGTRALTAMYAHLLSVQEMSVLDCVSYITGLSGTTWTMSNLYEDPDWSQKDLKEKLSDARKHVLKNKFVACFAPERLKYYLKELSQRKQEGHQLCFTDLWGLIIEAMFHEKEDSHKLTDQQQALNQGQNPLPIYLSLNVKDKISDKDFREWVEFTPYEVGFPKYGAFIRAEDFGSEFFMGRLMKKIPESRICFLEGIWSSVFSLNLMDAWYISVHSEDFWHKWTQDKITDIDDETLFPTRPNELDTRVVCPTDSFSEIFRDAAMLRPAASEIHNFLKGLQMNNNYLESEFSKWKDCELDSQPNHLTTATDYLILIDTAFAFATSYPPLMRPERKVDVILHFNYSSGSQTGPLEEASKYFAKQGIPFPTEVPDDQETPHLKECYIVGDQESPETPIVIFFPLVNDTFREYKAPGVKRSPSEMADGDIDVASACGPYYINNLSYSEEDYDKLVNLSYYNVQNNRDLILQALHTAVERKKQHKKEQSLQKPPNGYGMCTSDSGGTQHLADCPAPRNMTYL; encoded by the exons TAAGCCAGTCCGATTGCTATGTGAGCCTCTGGTTGCCAACTGCTTCAGATGAAAAATTCCACACCAAAACTATCAAAAACTGCAGAAATCCTGTGTGGAATGAAACTTTTTACTTCCGGATACAGAGACAAGTCAAG aaTGTTCTGGAAATTACTGTTTCTGATGATGACATTATTCGTGATGATGACCATGCAATTGTGCTTTTTGATGTAGCAAAAATCCCCCTTGGGGAAAGAGTGTTCACAACATTCCCACTAAATCCACAG aggagagaggagctggAAGTTGAGTTTGTATTGGAAAGCAT cCTGGATCCTCCTGAAACCATCATCACAAATGGTGCAATAGtg TGTCGTGAGGAAGCCTGCTTGGAAGTTCAGTTGGACAGCAGAACGCAAAAGAAGCGTTTTTCAG AGAATGAGCTAACATTTACAGTGAGAGGATCCTTTGAAGAAAGCCAGACAGTTTCAGTGGGCTGTGACTCCTGTTCCCCTCTCCCAGATACCACTTTCTTCCACTATGCCAGATACAAGCAACCCTCCCTGGATGTTACACTCACAAAGAAGAGGAAGCTTCCCACGTTT TGTGCTTGTGTGTCATGTGGAGCAAGGAGGAGAAGCATCCCCCTGACAATCCCTTTGAAGTCACTCCCCTCTGAGCGGGAAGTAGTTGGTGAG cacagaaaagtCGATTTGCACTTTAAGGTAAAAAAATG TCAGGAAGACCTAGATGTACGCCTAGGGTTTGACCTGTGTATCCAAGAACAGGACTTCATTTGCAAGAGGAAGAAGGTTGTTGCAGCTGCTTTGAAGAATGTTCTCCATCTGGAAGACAACTTGCAGGATGATGAG GTACCTGTGGTGGCAATCATGACAACAGGTGGTGGAACCAGAGCTCTGACAGCCATGTATGCTCACCTTCTCAGTGTGCAGGAAATGAGCGTCTTGGACTGTGTCTCGTACATCACTGGTTTATCTGGCACAACATG gACCATGTCAAACTTGTATGAAGATCCTGACTGGTCCCAAAAGGATCTTAAGGAAAAACTCAGTGATGCCCGAAAGCATGTGCTCAAAAATAAGTTTGTTGCTTGTTTTGCTCCTGAACGTTTGAAATACTATTTGAAAGAGTTGTCCCAGAGGAAGCAGGAAGGACACCAGCTATGTTTCACAGATCtatggggcctcatcattgaaGCTATGTTCCATGAAAAG GAGGATTCTCATAAGCTCACAGATCAGCAGCAGGCACTAAATCAGGGTCAAAATCCCCTGCCCATCTACCTCTCTCTCAATGTGAAGGATAAAATCAGCGACAAGGATTTTAGAG aatgGGTGGAATTCACCCCTTATGAGGTAGGATTCCCAAAATATGGAGCCTTCATTCGTGCAGAAGATTTTGGCAGTGAGTTCTTCATGGGTCGCCTGATGAAGAAAATCCCAGAATCCAGAATCTGCTTTTTGGAAG GGATCTGGAGTAGTGTATTTTCCTTGAATCTTATGGATGCTTGGTATATATCCGTTCATTCAGAAGACTTCTGGCACAAATGGACCCAAGACAAAATTACTGACATAG ATGATGAAACCCTATTCCCTACAAGACCAAATGAGCTGGATACTCGAGTGGTTTGTCCCACTGAcagcttttcagaaattttcCGAGATGCTGCAATGTTACGTCCAGCAGCTTCAGAAATCCATAACTTCCTGAAGGGCCTCCAGATGAACAACAACTATCTAGAGAGCGAGTTTTCCAAGTGGAAAG ACTGTGAGCTTGACTCTCAGCCCAACCACCTGACAACAGCAACAGATTACCTCATTCTAATTGATACTGCATTTGCCTTTGCTACCAGTTACCCACCCCTTATGAGACCAGAAAGGAAAGTGGAtgtcattttgcatttcaacTACAGTTCAGGCTCTCAGACAGGG CCCCTGGAAGAAGCCTCTAAATACTTTGCTAAACAGGGAATTCCATTCCCTACAGAAGTGCCAGATGATCAGGAAACCCCACATCTGAAGGAATGCTACATCGTTGGTGATCAAGAGAGCCCAGAAACACCAATTGTGATATTTTTCCCTCTAGTAAATGACACCTTCAGGGAATACAAAGCACCTG GTGTGAAACGTAGTCCCTCAGAGATGGCAGATGGGGATATTGATGTTGCCAGTGCCTGTGGTCCATATTATATAAATAATCTGAGCTATTCGGAGGAAGATTATGACAAACTTGTTAACCTAAGTTACTACAATGTCCAGAATAACAGAGATTTGATTCTTCAGGCCTTGCATACTGCTgtggagaggaaaaagcagcatAAGAAAGAGCAATCTCTGCAAAAACCACCCAATGGGTATGGTATGTGCACGTCTGACAGTGGGGGAACCCAGCATTTGGCTGACTGCCCAGCACCCAGGAATATGACATATCTATGA
- the LOC139673185 gene encoding cytosolic phospholipase A2 epsilon-like isoform X1, producing MASISALPQQHSSSKSSLLENEERKRMMHYTISSNDAKQEEMTPYSLLTVRIIKLTNAHQADFLSQSDCYVSLWLPTASDEKFHTKTIKNCRNPVWNETFYFRIQRQVKNVLEITVSDDDIIRDDDHAIVLFDVAKIPLGERVFTTFPLNPQRREELEVEFVLESILDPPETIITNGAIVCREEACLEVQLDSRTQKKRFSENELTFTVRGSFEESQTVSVGCDSCSPLPDTTFFHYARYKQPSLDVTLTKKRKLPTFCACVSCGARRRSIPLTIPLKSLPSEREVVGEHRKVDLHFKVKKCQEDLDVRLGFDLCIQEQDFICKRKKVVAAALKNVLHLEDNLQDDEVPVVAIMTTGGGTRALTAMYAHLLSVQEMSVLDCVSYITGLSGTTWTMSNLYEDPDWSQKDLKEKLSDARKHVLKNKFVACFAPERLKYYLKELSQRKQEGHQLCFTDLWGLIIEAMFHEKEDSHKLTDQQQALNQGQNPLPIYLSLNVKDKISDKDFREWVEFTPYEVGFPKYGAFIRAEDFGSEFFMGRLMKKIPESRICFLEGIWSSVFSLNLMDAWYISVHSEDFWHKWTQDKITDIDDETLFPTRPNELDTRVVCPTDSFSEIFRDAAMLRPAASEIHNFLKGLQMNNNYLESEFSKWKDCELDSQPNHLTTATDYLILIDTAFAFATSYPPLMRPERKVDVILHFNYSSGSQTGPLEEASKYFAKQGIPFPTEVPDDQETPHLKECYIVGDQESPETPIVIFFPLVNDTFREYKAPGVKRSPSEMADGDIDVASACGPYYINNLSYSEEDYDKLVNLSYYNVQNNRDLILQALHTAVERKKQHKKEQSLQKPPNGYGMCTSDSGGTQHLADCPAPRNMTYL from the exons TAAGCCAGTCCGATTGCTATGTGAGCCTCTGGTTGCCAACTGCTTCAGATGAAAAATTCCACACCAAAACTATCAAAAACTGCAGAAATCCTGTGTGGAATGAAACTTTTTACTTCCGGATACAGAGACAAGTCAAG aaTGTTCTGGAAATTACTGTTTCTGATGATGACATTATTCGTGATGATGACCATGCAATTGTGCTTTTTGATGTAGCAAAAATCCCCCTTGGGGAAAGAGTGTTCACAACATTCCCACTAAATCCACAG aggagagaggagctggAAGTTGAGTTTGTATTGGAAAGCAT cCTGGATCCTCCTGAAACCATCATCACAAATGGTGCAATAGtg TGTCGTGAGGAAGCCTGCTTGGAAGTTCAGTTGGACAGCAGAACGCAAAAGAAGCGTTTTTCAG AGAATGAGCTAACATTTACAGTGAGAGGATCCTTTGAAGAAAGCCAGACAGTTTCAGTGGGCTGTGACTCCTGTTCCCCTCTCCCAGATACCACTTTCTTCCACTATGCCAGATACAAGCAACCCTCCCTGGATGTTACACTCACAAAGAAGAGGAAGCTTCCCACGTTT TGTGCTTGTGTGTCATGTGGAGCAAGGAGGAGAAGCATCCCCCTGACAATCCCTTTGAAGTCACTCCCCTCTGAGCGGGAAGTAGTTGGTGAG cacagaaaagtCGATTTGCACTTTAAGGTAAAAAAATG TCAGGAAGACCTAGATGTACGCCTAGGGTTTGACCTGTGTATCCAAGAACAGGACTTCATTTGCAAGAGGAAGAAGGTTGTTGCAGCTGCTTTGAAGAATGTTCTCCATCTGGAAGACAACTTGCAGGATGATGAG GTACCTGTGGTGGCAATCATGACAACAGGTGGTGGAACCAGAGCTCTGACAGCCATGTATGCTCACCTTCTCAGTGTGCAGGAAATGAGCGTCTTGGACTGTGTCTCGTACATCACTGGTTTATCTGGCACAACATG gACCATGTCAAACTTGTATGAAGATCCTGACTGGTCCCAAAAGGATCTTAAGGAAAAACTCAGTGATGCCCGAAAGCATGTGCTCAAAAATAAGTTTGTTGCTTGTTTTGCTCCTGAACGTTTGAAATACTATTTGAAAGAGTTGTCCCAGAGGAAGCAGGAAGGACACCAGCTATGTTTCACAGATCtatggggcctcatcattgaaGCTATGTTCCATGAAAAG GAGGATTCTCATAAGCTCACAGATCAGCAGCAGGCACTAAATCAGGGTCAAAATCCCCTGCCCATCTACCTCTCTCTCAATGTGAAGGATAAAATCAGCGACAAGGATTTTAGAG aatgGGTGGAATTCACCCCTTATGAGGTAGGATTCCCAAAATATGGAGCCTTCATTCGTGCAGAAGATTTTGGCAGTGAGTTCTTCATGGGTCGCCTGATGAAGAAAATCCCAGAATCCAGAATCTGCTTTTTGGAAG GGATCTGGAGTAGTGTATTTTCCTTGAATCTTATGGATGCTTGGTATATATCCGTTCATTCAGAAGACTTCTGGCACAAATGGACCCAAGACAAAATTACTGACATAG ATGATGAAACCCTATTCCCTACAAGACCAAATGAGCTGGATACTCGAGTGGTTTGTCCCACTGAcagcttttcagaaattttcCGAGATGCTGCAATGTTACGTCCAGCAGCTTCAGAAATCCATAACTTCCTGAAGGGCCTCCAGATGAACAACAACTATCTAGAGAGCGAGTTTTCCAAGTGGAAAG ACTGTGAGCTTGACTCTCAGCCCAACCACCTGACAACAGCAACAGATTACCTCATTCTAATTGATACTGCATTTGCCTTTGCTACCAGTTACCCACCCCTTATGAGACCAGAAAGGAAAGTGGAtgtcattttgcatttcaacTACAGTTCAGGCTCTCAGACAGGG CCCCTGGAAGAAGCCTCTAAATACTTTGCTAAACAGGGAATTCCATTCCCTACAGAAGTGCCAGATGATCAGGAAACCCCACATCTGAAGGAATGCTACATCGTTGGTGATCAAGAGAGCCCAGAAACACCAATTGTGATATTTTTCCCTCTAGTAAATGACACCTTCAGGGAATACAAAGCACCTG GTGTGAAACGTAGTCCCTCAGAGATGGCAGATGGGGATATTGATGTTGCCAGTGCCTGTGGTCCATATTATATAAATAATCTGAGCTATTCGGAGGAAGATTATGACAAACTTGTTAACCTAAGTTACTACAATGTCCAGAATAACAGAGATTTGATTCTTCAGGCCTTGCATACTGCTgtggagaggaaaaagcagcatAAGAAAGAGCAATCTCTGCAAAAACCACCCAATGGGTATGGTATGTGCACGTCTGACAGTGGGGGAACCCAGCATTTGGCTGACTGCCCAGCACCCAGGAATATGACATATCTATGA